One window of the Salvia splendens isolate huo1 chromosome 1, SspV2, whole genome shotgun sequence genome contains the following:
- the LOC121802783 gene encoding probable glycosyltransferase At5g03795 has translation MADPSSSSSSPKFVYFVVIPLIMLSALVLIFNHKPSSSFSFLLPPQPLSPTSAAPPPVVESKRKYGDLDMVEASLAKARANIHEARTNNESSYDADYIPHGPLYRNPNAFHRSYLEMEKTLKIYIYEEGDPPLYHYGNSLGILGIEGIILHQIEISSFRTTDPLRAHLFFLPISFQSISNYAYVVHNRAWYPLQNIARDYVNLISTRHPFWNRSLGRDHFIVGCHDWTPKISIGAENLYKNSIRVLCNANTSEGFKPGTDVSMPEIHLPEGTTDGLIGGPPAEERSVLVFYAGGIHGYIRQVLMEQWRNKDPEVQVHEYLPENMSYYGMFRRSKYCVCPSGWEVASPRMVEAIYMGCIPVLLKDHYAKPFDDVLEWTKFAVEVEVKEIANLKKILMAVPREQYLEMQRNGVRVRRHFEVNFPPKRYDVFHMILHSVWLRRINVQLHQPHI, from the exons ATGGCGGATCCttcatcctcttcttcttctcccaaattCGTTTATTTTGTAGTGATTCCGTTAATCATGCTCTCCGCGCTTGTGCTTATATTCAACCACAAgccttcttcctccttttccttccTATTGCCGCCCCAACCTCTCTCTCCCACCTCCGCCGCCCCGCCTCCA GTAGTTGAGAGCAAGAGAAAATATGGCGATTTAGATATGGTGGAGGCCAGTTTAGCAAAAGCTCGAGCTAACATCCACGAAGCTCGAACGAACAACGAGTCATCATACGACGCTGACTACATCCCACACGGCCCACTCTACAGAAATCCCAATGCTTTCCACAG gagctacTTGGAAATGGAGAAAACGTTGAAGATTTACATATACGAAGAGGGAGACCCTCCGCTGTACCACTACGGCAACAGCCTCGGTATCCTCGGTATTGAAGGCATCATTCTTCATCAAATCGAAATCTCCAGCTTCCGAACCACAGACCCTCTCAGGGCCCACCTCTTCTTCCTCCCGATCAGCTTCCAGTCCATCTCCAACTACGCTTATGTCGTACACAACCGCGCTTGGTATCCCTTGCAGAACATCGCCAGAGACTACGTCAACCTCATCTCCACGCGCCACCCTTTCTGGAACCGCTCTCTCGGCCGCGACCACTTCATCGTCGGCTGCCATGATTGG ACGCCGAAAATTTCTATTGGTGCGGAAAATCTGTACAAGAACTCGATCAGGGTCCTCTGCAATGCCAACACCTCAGAAGGGTTCAAGCCGGGGACGGATGTGTCAATGCCGGAGATACACCTACCCGAAGGCACCACGGACGGGCTGATTGGAGGGCCACCAGCAGAGGAGCGCTCTGTTCTAGTTTTCTATGCGGGAGGGATCCACGGCTACATCAGGCAGGTCCTGATGGAGCAGTGGAGGAACAAGGACCCCGAGGTTCAAGTCCACGAGTATCTCCCCGAGAACATGTCCTACTACGGCATGTTCAGGAGGAGTAAGTACTGTGTCTGTCCCAGTGGATGGGAGGTGGCCAGCCCTAGAATGGTGGAGGCCATCTACATGGGCTGCATTCCGGTGCTGCTCAAGGACCACTACGCCAAGCCATTCGACGATGTTTTGGAGTGGACTAAGTTTGCAGTTGAGGTTGAGGTGAAGGAGATTGCAAACTTGAAGAAGATATTGATGGCTGTACCTCGAGAACAATATTTGGAGATGCAGAGGAATGGTGTGAGAGTGAGGCGCCATTTCGAGGTTAACTTCCCTCCTAAACGCTATGATGTGTTTCACATGATTCTGCATTCTGTGTGGCTTAGAAGAATCAATGTACAACTCCATCAACCACATATTTGA